AGAACTGGTCAGGCATGCGCTGCGTCTGGATTTCGGCGTTCCGGGACAAACGATCGGCGGCGACAGATTAGCGCCGCGCGCGCCGCCCGGCTACCACGGGTTCCGGATACCCGGTCTCCACGTTGCTGGCGAGCAGCGCATCATCATCGGCATCTCCGTCCGCCTCGCCTTCGAAGAACTGCTCCAGGCGCACGGGGCCCTCCGGAAAACGGGCGATGATCTCCAGCTCGCCGCCCATGGCCTGCACGTAGCGGCGCAAGGTGCTGAGGTACATGTCGGTGCGCCGCTCCAGCTTCGACACGCTGGCCTGCGAGGTCCGGAGCGCGGCCGCCATGTCCTGCTGCGTCTTGAGGCGCGCCCGACGCAGCTCGTCCAGGCGCATCTCGCGAAGCACCGCGGCCGCCTCCGCCTCGATCTGGGCGATGCGCTCCGGGCCCCAGTGCGCGATCAGGTCACGAAACTTCTTGGCCATGGTGCACCCTCCCGTGCAGATGGTTTCAGGCCTTCCAGCTCGTCTGCGACTTCTTCCAGGTGCGCGTCGTACAGCACCTCGGCCACGGGAATGAACCGCTGATACCAGCGCCCGTCGCCCGTCTTGTCGCCGCCGATGAGCAGGATGGCGACACGGCGCGGATCGAACGCGTACAGCACCCGGTACGGCCGGCCTTCGTGCTGCACCCGAAGCTCGCGCATGTGGCTGTAGCGCGACCCCCGAACGCTGCTGCTGTGGGGAAACGGCAGGTGCGGGCCCGCCGCCTCCAGCAGTTGCACCGACCGCGCGACCGAGTCCTGCTCACGCTCGGACAGGCTGTCCCACCACCCGCCGAACTCGTCCGTATACTCTACTTCGAAGCTCATGGGCAACATAACCTCCGTTGAATATTCCGTCAAGGGCATTCACACCTGCGTTCTCGCGCCGGCGCGAACGAAGGAAGAGGAAGCGGATCCGTTCGACGGAGGCAGGGAGGTCCGCGGGCGCGGACGGGAGCGAGCGAGGGAGTGGTGCGAGTGCGGCGGGCCGAATGCGCCTCAGGCGCGCAGGTGCGTTCGGCCTCAGGCAGAAAAAGAGAGGGGTGGAGACGGAACCCGTCTCCACCCCTCTCTTTCGGGGGAACCTGCCGGGCGGCGAAGCCCGGCGGCCATGGTCTTACGACAACGCCCAGAACCCCTCGAGGGCCGCGCCGTCCGCGCTTTCGCGCAGCTTCTCGAACGCGCGGTTGCGGATCTGGCGGATGCGTTCACGCGTGACGCCCAGCATGGAGCCGATCTCCTCGAGCGTGCGCTCCTCGCCCTCGTCGAGCCCGTAGTACAGGTACAGGATCTTGCGCTCGCGCTCGGTGAGGTACTTCTCGAACATCTTTTCCAGGAACTCGCGCCGCGCCTGCGACTCTACCTCTTCCTCGATCTGCTCGGCCTCGCTGCCGGCGAAGCGCTCGCCGAAGCTGGCGCTGTCACGGTCGCCCCGGTCCAGCGGGGCATCGAGCGAAAGCTCGCTGGCGGCCACCCGGCGCAGGGCGCGGATGGTGTCTACCGGCTCGCCCATGTCGTCGGCGATCTCCTCGTCGGTCGGCGAGCGGCCCAGCTGCTGCGTAAGGGCCGTCTCCACGCGCGACAGGCGCACCAGGTTGCTGTTCTGGTTGAGCGGAATGCGCACCGACCGCGTCTGCTCGGCCAGGGCCTGCAGCACGGTCTGGCGGATCCACCACACGGCGTACGAGATGAACTTCACTCCCTTGTCCGGATCGAACTTCTTCACGGCCTTCAGGAGCCCCTCGTTGCCGATGCACACCAGCTCGGCCAGCCCAAGGCCGCGGCCCTGGTACTTCTTCACGTAGGAGATCACGAA
This Longimicrobium sp. DNA region includes the following protein-coding sequences:
- a CDS encoding XRE family transcriptional regulator, translating into MAKKFRDLIAHWGPERIAQIEAEAAAVLREMRLDELRRARLKTQQDMAAALRTSQASVSKLERRTDMYLSTLRRYVQAMGGELEIIARFPEGPVRLEQFFEGEADGDADDDALLASNVETGYPEPVVAGRRARR
- a CDS encoding type II toxin-antitoxin system RelE/ParE family toxin, whose amino-acid sequence is MSFEVEYTDEFGGWWDSLSEREQDSVARSVQLLEAAGPHLPFPHSSSVRGSRYSHMRELRVQHEGRPYRVLYAFDPRRVAILLIGGDKTGDGRWYQRFIPVAEVLYDAHLEEVADELEGLKPSAREGAPWPRSFVT
- a CDS encoding RNA polymerase sigma factor RpoD/SigA, whose translation is MFLSSRALDSFDQYLQDVEKYPLIDDPAEERALAHRARAGDKQAAERLVTANLRFVISYVKKYQGRGLGLAELVCIGNEGLLKAVKKFDPDKGVKFISYAVWWIRQTVLQALAEQTRSVRIPLNQNSNLVRLSRVETALTQQLGRSPTDEEIADDMGEPVDTIRALRRVAASELSLDAPLDRGDRDSASFGERFAGSEAEQIEEEVESQARREFLEKMFEKYLTERERKILYLYYGLDEGEERTLEEIGSMLGVTRERIRQIRNRAFEKLRESADGAALEGFWALS